The Microbacterium sp. Nx66 genome contains a region encoding:
- a CDS encoding glycosyltransferase: MGAGVTVIVPTYNERDNVAELVERTAAALAGRDAEILFIDDSTDDTAAEVERLAADAPIAVRVLHRADNVGGLGGAVVVGLGAANGDVCIVMDGDLQHPPELLPTLLDRYADGDADVVAASRYIGGGDTSGLGTAVRFGVSRAATWLTRAMFPRRLARSTDPMTGFFLVDRRRLDLAALRPQGFKILLEILARTDLRIAEVPMEFGERRHGTSKASLRQGATFIAHLARLRFGKMSLFAAIGVLGAIANLAIMWALTAAGVPYVWAAIIGAEVTIVGNFLLQERFVFADMRTDARSAAARFAASFTFNNVEAALRIPVMALMVETWHISSVLATALSLVVAFFARFLFHSLVVYAPRRRREEREAAGEPEPDTATLRIIRAIDAEAMKPGEL; encoded by the coding sequence TTGGGGGCAGGGGTCACGGTCATCGTGCCGACGTACAACGAGCGCGACAACGTCGCCGAACTCGTGGAGCGGACGGCGGCGGCATTGGCGGGACGGGACGCCGAGATCCTCTTCATCGACGACAGCACCGATGACACAGCGGCCGAGGTGGAGCGCCTCGCGGCCGACGCCCCGATCGCGGTCCGGGTGCTCCATCGCGCGGACAACGTCGGGGGCCTCGGCGGGGCGGTCGTCGTCGGCCTGGGGGCCGCGAACGGCGACGTCTGCATCGTGATGGACGGCGACCTCCAGCATCCGCCGGAGCTCCTGCCGACCCTGCTGGACCGGTACGCGGACGGCGACGCGGACGTCGTCGCCGCCTCCCGCTACATCGGCGGCGGAGACACCAGCGGCCTCGGGACGGCCGTGCGCTTCGGCGTCTCCCGCGCCGCCACCTGGCTGACCCGCGCGATGTTCCCGCGGCGGCTCGCCCGGAGCACCGATCCGATGACCGGGTTCTTCCTCGTCGACCGGCGGCGACTCGATCTCGCTGCCCTGCGGCCGCAGGGCTTCAAGATCCTCCTGGAGATCCTCGCCCGCACCGATCTGCGGATCGCGGAGGTCCCGATGGAGTTCGGCGAACGCCGCCACGGTACCTCGAAGGCGAGCCTCCGGCAGGGGGCCACGTTCATCGCCCACCTGGCACGGCTGCGCTTCGGAAAGATGTCCCTGTTCGCCGCGATCGGCGTCCTCGGCGCCATCGCGAACCTCGCGATCATGTGGGCGCTGACCGCCGCGGGCGTGCCCTACGTGTGGGCGGCGATCATCGGCGCCGAGGTCACGATCGTGGGCAACTTCCTGCTGCAGGAGCGGTTCGTCTTCGCGGACATGCGCACCGACGCCCGCAGCGCCGCGGCACGCTTCGCGGCCTCGTTCACGTTCAACAACGTCGAGGCGGCCCTGCGCATCCCGGTGATGGCGCTCATGGTCGAGACGTGGCACATCTCCAGCGTGCTCGCCACGGCGCTCTCGCTCGTCGTGGCGTTCTTCGCCCGCTTCCTCTTCCACTCGCTCGTCGTGTACGCGCCCCGTCGGCGACGGGAGGAGCGGGAGGCGGCGGGTGAGCCGGAGCCGGACACCGCGACCCTGCGCATCATCCGCGCCATCGACGCGGAGGCGATGAAGCCGGGCGAGCTCTAG
- a CDS encoding alpha/beta fold hydrolase, with protein sequence MSAADEALFPGFTTTRIPTSEADILVRHGGSGPPVVLLHGHPRTSATWHRVAPLLVERGFTVICPDLRGYGRSRGPAPTSDHSAHSKRAVARDIRAVAERLGHERFRLVGHDRGSYVALRLALDHPETVEQVALLDCLPISEHLRRCDATFAVHWWHWFFFAQPDIPERVIGADPEAWYAPKADPATMGAANHAEFLHAVRQPSVIRAMLEDYRAGLTIDRAHEEADRAAGRRLAMPALVLWSERDDLEELYGDPLRIWRDWADDVRGHGIDSGHHMAEEAPEPLAAALAGFFGAAPPPRT encoded by the coding sequence ATGAGCGCCGCCGACGAGGCGCTGTTCCCCGGCTTCACGACCACTCGGATCCCGACCTCCGAGGCGGACATCCTCGTCCGTCACGGTGGCTCGGGACCGCCCGTGGTGCTCCTGCACGGTCACCCCCGCACCTCGGCGACGTGGCATCGGGTGGCTCCCCTGCTCGTCGAGCGCGGCTTCACCGTGATCTGCCCCGACCTGCGCGGCTATGGACGCTCCCGCGGCCCGGCGCCCACCTCCGATCACTCGGCCCATTCCAAGCGTGCCGTCGCCCGAGACATCCGCGCCGTCGCAGAGAGACTCGGTCACGAGCGCTTCCGCCTTGTCGGGCACGACCGAGGCAGCTACGTCGCGCTCCGGCTCGCCCTCGATCACCCGGAGACCGTAGAACAGGTCGCGCTGCTGGACTGCCTGCCGATCTCGGAGCACCTTCGCCGCTGCGACGCGACCTTCGCCGTGCATTGGTGGCACTGGTTCTTCTTCGCCCAGCCGGACATCCCGGAGCGCGTCATCGGCGCGGACCCGGAGGCCTGGTACGCCCCCAAGGCCGACCCGGCGACGATGGGCGCGGCGAACCATGCCGAGTTCCTGCACGCGGTGCGGCAGCCGTCGGTCATCCGGGCGATGCTCGAGGACTACCGCGCCGGTCTCACGATCGACCGCGCACACGAGGAGGCGGATCGCGCCGCCGGGCGCCGACTCGCGATGCCCGCGCTCGTGCTCTGGTCGGAACGCGACGATCTCGAAGAGCTCTACGGCGACCCTCTCCGCATCTGGCGGGACTGGGCCGACGATGTCCGCGGCCACGGCATCGACAGCGGGCACCACATGGCGGAGGAGGCGCCAGAACCTCTCGCCGCCGCACTGGCGGGCTTCTTCGGAGCCGCCCCTCCCCCACGGACGTAG
- a CDS encoding adenylyltransferase/cytidyltransferase family protein gives MGTRIGYAVGAFDLFHVGHLNLLRHAKQHCDILIAGVVSDEMLRQVKGIEPVIPTAERAEIVRHISFVDDVYVETTPSKMDSWRDVRFTHFFKGDDWRGTEKGLRLESEFAEVGVEVVYFPYTAHTSSSALRRALDAITANATASVVGATR, from the coding sequence ATGGGGACGCGTATCGGCTATGCCGTCGGAGCTTTCGACCTGTTTCACGTCGGGCACCTCAATCTGCTGCGGCACGCCAAACAGCACTGCGACATCCTGATCGCCGGTGTGGTGAGCGACGAGATGCTGCGTCAGGTCAAGGGGATCGAGCCGGTCATCCCGACCGCCGAGCGTGCCGAGATCGTGCGGCACATCTCCTTCGTCGACGACGTCTACGTCGAGACGACGCCGTCGAAGATGGACTCCTGGCGCGACGTGCGCTTCACGCACTTCTTCAAGGGCGACGACTGGCGCGGCACCGAGAAGGGCCTGCGGCTGGAGAGCGAGTTCGCGGAGGTGGGCGTCGAGGTCGTCTACTTCCCGTACACCGCGCACACGTCGAGCTCGGCGCTCCGCCGCGCGCTCGACGCGATCACCGCGAACGCCACGGCGTCGGTGGTCGGCGCGACCCGCTGA
- a CDS encoding cation transporter has product MTETKRFGRTELPDEQQQATRKAVRWEILTIVYTSITITVIALVVGESQAMRTAWIEDMLSLIPQFAFLLALVFVRRRPTRKHPYGLHRVMGVGHLVAGVALLAVGLNLAVEAVAGLLRGEHPTIGTVQLFGQTIWLGWLMVAVMAVVIVGPVFFYGPAKAKLAPVLHNKLLYADADMAKADWQTTVASIVGVLGVGAGIWWLDGAAALFISLGIIWDGFRNTKTAIVDLMDQRARTFDSAEPHPLARDVVSYLRSRPWVDQAAVRMRDQGQVFHIEAFVVPHHRAVRTADLTAASEGIADLDWKVQDVVIIPVEELPAEADPGR; this is encoded by the coding sequence ATGACCGAGACGAAGCGGTTCGGGCGTACCGAGCTCCCCGACGAACAGCAGCAGGCGACCCGGAAAGCCGTGCGCTGGGAGATCCTCACGATCGTCTACACCTCGATCACGATCACCGTGATCGCGCTCGTCGTGGGCGAGTCCCAGGCGATGCGCACCGCGTGGATCGAGGACATGCTGTCCCTGATCCCGCAGTTCGCGTTCCTTCTCGCCCTGGTGTTCGTGCGGCGCCGCCCCACCCGGAAGCACCCCTACGGCCTGCACCGCGTGATGGGCGTCGGGCACCTCGTCGCCGGTGTCGCGCTCCTCGCGGTCGGCCTCAACCTCGCCGTCGAGGCCGTCGCCGGACTCCTCCGGGGGGAGCACCCGACCATCGGCACGGTGCAGCTGTTCGGGCAGACGATCTGGCTCGGTTGGCTCATGGTCGCCGTCATGGCCGTCGTGATCGTCGGACCGGTGTTCTTCTACGGTCCGGCCAAGGCCAAGCTCGCCCCCGTCCTGCACAACAAGCTGCTCTACGCCGACGCCGACATGGCGAAGGCGGACTGGCAGACGACGGTCGCCTCGATCGTCGGCGTGCTCGGTGTGGGCGCGGGAATCTGGTGGCTCGACGGCGCCGCGGCGCTCTTCATCTCGCTCGGCATCATCTGGGACGGCTTCCGCAACACGAAGACGGCCATCGTCGATCTCATGGATCAGCGGGCCCGCACCTTCGACAGCGCGGAGCCGCATCCGCTGGCCCGCGATGTCGTCTCCTACCTGCGCAGCCGCCCCTGGGTGGATCAGGCTGCCGTGCGCATGCGGGATCAGGGCCAGGTGTTCCACATCGAGGCGTTCGTGGTGCCGCATCACCGGGCCGTCCGCACGGCCGACCTGACCGCCGCGTCCGAGGGCATCGCCGACTTGGACTGGAAGGTGCAGGACGTCGTGATCATCCCGGTCGAGGAGCTGCCGGCCGAAGCGGACCCCGGGCGATGA
- a CDS encoding SIP domain-containing protein yields MSIACEHLEDPDWEAMEGAVLIAGDAADVGAIARVASRLPWDAHGVILIEAAARIQFRHIDVPQGVSVRWLLRAEGPRAHARGERLANAVYAWCLEWTCSEPPEHWTVWLGPHTPPHVARMARSLLGVAN; encoded by the coding sequence ATGAGCATCGCGTGCGAGCACCTCGAGGATCCGGACTGGGAAGCGATGGAGGGAGCCGTCCTCATCGCCGGGGACGCCGCCGATGTCGGAGCCATCGCCCGCGTCGCGTCCCGGCTCCCGTGGGATGCGCACGGCGTCATCCTCATCGAGGCGGCGGCCCGTATCCAGTTCCGGCACATCGACGTCCCCCAGGGGGTCTCGGTCCGCTGGCTCCTGCGCGCCGAGGGGCCGCGCGCCCATGCCCGCGGCGAGCGTCTCGCGAACGCCGTCTACGCGTGGTGCCTGGAGTGGACGTGCAGTGAGCCCCCGGAGCACTGGACGGTGTGGCTCGGCCCGCACACCCCGCCGCACGTGGCGCGGATGGCGCGCAGCCTCCTCGGCGTCGCGAACTGA